The following coding sequences lie in one Desulfovibrio aminophilus DSM 12254 genomic window:
- a CDS encoding DUF748 domain-containing protein, protein MQLPSSLRALLGKRLVRAGLWFIVAILTWGALAGLIAPPILCSVLEKELSSALGNRTTLGRLGFNPYTLRISLKEIAVPLPDGSPFARADLLELRLSPESLLKLAPVLSGVRLVRPEISLILRPDGKLSPMDFLPSAPPPASPPPAGPKDPVEIKLTEFELVDGRIVFNDQLFKAEHEISELNLYIPVASTLEQDREQPIAPRLTALADGKPLRADANLTPFAARGRNIISANLAELSLTRLTPYLQRVAPLTLAGGDLSLDVGLGIEKAADGGTTMLLNAGLRLKDIDLRAPAKGELLRLAGADIGLNWDIFGETGLVLSEAVITNPALSLTRKEDGGLELLDWLPRQNDAKDKAAKPMAMLLKRLTLTGGRVAWTDRSLPGPFTAEAKDIAVSLTDLNPASSKPGALEMSCSLAGGGYLSLKGGVVPSPLSLDMHVALDDLALKPLTPLLPQLILLEDGRLKTEAHLRVNPKDSGSGFSLENGGLEISSLALSLKNVKDVLISLGALRVKAINATPDKQDAAEVGLTDLLVTDQGRPAAKLASLSLTDCRINPGGEGYSAKSLVLSQPVLGVRRDAEGRISLLQLIDKLVGPTEKKEEGKKPEAAPKTTASEQPRIRLDLLEIKRGRVFLSDALGVKARLDNIAVQARNLDTTSTTPSPVRLEALVNGSPLTGEGTLMLTPKGADVEARAGLNALDLAPFSPLAQRYLGYAIAHGRLSLDSTLKLKDRNIDLAQRIRLLNFDLGEQTPSPDAIDAPVKLGLALLKDSKNDIDIQLPISGNLDNPEFGTGSIIRTAFGNLLLSVVTSPFAIIGGLLGGSSGSNLEYVAFTPGDDRLSQANREALKQVADLMKSRRSLTLGLVPQADENDRESLGEAYVRRRMREERFNDLSRKEQAATSVDEMRWKPGSEEATDLLFQVYKEEPIDKPRNLIGMIKELPYQDMFKAVADSRPKDDAALRALGRTRAEAVRDALVAIDPDLTPRITIRPTEVPGAGPRVLLGSGD, encoded by the coding sequence ATGCAGCTGCCCTCTTCTCTCCGCGCCCTGCTCGGCAAGCGTTTGGTTCGGGCCGGGCTCTGGTTCATCGTCGCGATCCTGACCTGGGGCGCACTGGCCGGGTTGATCGCGCCGCCCATCCTGTGCTCGGTGTTGGAAAAGGAACTGAGTTCGGCCCTGGGCAACCGAACAACCCTGGGTCGGCTGGGCTTCAACCCGTACACTCTGCGAATCAGCCTGAAGGAAATCGCCGTCCCCCTGCCGGACGGCTCCCCGTTCGCCAGGGCCGACCTTCTGGAACTGCGCCTGAGCCCCGAAAGCCTCCTCAAGCTGGCCCCGGTCCTGAGCGGCGTCCGCCTGGTCCGCCCTGAGATCTCGCTGATTCTGCGCCCGGACGGGAAGCTGTCCCCGATGGACTTCCTCCCGTCGGCGCCTCCCCCCGCGTCTCCCCCCCCGGCCGGGCCGAAAGACCCTGTTGAGATCAAGCTGACCGAGTTCGAACTCGTGGACGGGCGCATCGTCTTCAACGACCAGCTTTTCAAGGCCGAACATGAAATTTCGGAACTGAACCTCTACATTCCCGTGGCCTCCACCCTGGAACAGGACCGAGAACAGCCCATCGCTCCCCGCCTGACCGCCCTGGCCGACGGCAAACCCCTGCGGGCCGACGCGAACCTCACGCCCTTCGCCGCGCGCGGCCGCAACATCATCAGCGCGAACCTCGCCGAACTTTCGCTGACCCGGCTCACACCCTATCTCCAGCGGGTGGCACCGCTGACCCTGGCCGGCGGCGACCTGTCCCTGGATGTGGGCCTCGGCATCGAAAAGGCGGCCGACGGCGGCACGACCATGCTGCTCAATGCCGGGCTGCGGCTGAAGGACATCGACCTTCGGGCTCCGGCCAAGGGGGAGCTTTTGCGTCTGGCCGGGGCCGACATCGGCCTGAATTGGGACATCTTCGGCGAAACCGGGCTCGTCCTTTCCGAGGCGGTCATCACCAACCCCGCCCTGAGCCTGACGCGCAAGGAGGACGGCGGCCTGGAACTGCTGGACTGGCTCCCGCGCCAGAACGACGCGAAGGACAAGGCCGCCAAACCCATGGCCATGCTGCTGAAGCGCCTGACGCTCACGGGCGGCCGCGTGGCCTGGACCGATCGCTCCCTGCCCGGTCCCTTCACGGCGGAGGCCAAGGACATCGCCGTCTCGCTCACGGACCTGAATCCCGCCTCCTCCAAGCCCGGCGCCCTGGAAATGTCCTGCTCCCTGGCCGGAGGTGGCTATCTGAGTCTCAAGGGAGGCGTCGTCCCAAGCCCCCTGTCCCTGGATATGCATGTCGCGCTGGACGATCTGGCGCTCAAACCCCTGACCCCTCTGCTGCCCCAATTGATACTCCTGGAGGACGGCCGACTGAAGACGGAGGCTCATTTGCGGGTCAATCCGAAGGACTCGGGCTCCGGCTTCAGCCTGGAAAACGGCGGCCTCGAAATCTCCTCCCTGGCTCTGAGCCTGAAAAACGTAAAGGACGTGCTCATCAGTCTGGGCGCGTTGCGGGTCAAAGCCATCAACGCCACGCCTGACAAACAGGACGCCGCCGAAGTCGGCCTGACCGACTTGCTCGTCACGGATCAGGGACGGCCTGCGGCGAAACTGGCCTCCCTGTCCCTGACGGACTGCCGAATCAACCCAGGCGGCGAGGGCTACTCCGCGAAATCCCTGGTCTTGAGCCAGCCCGTGCTGGGCGTCAGACGTGACGCCGAGGGTCGGATCAGCCTGCTCCAGCTGATCGACAAACTCGTCGGCCCCACGGAGAAGAAAGAGGAAGGAAAGAAACCGGAGGCCGCACCCAAGACAACCGCCTCTGAGCAGCCGCGCATCCGGCTGGACCTACTGGAGATCAAACGCGGCCGCGTGTTCCTGAGCGACGCACTGGGGGTGAAAGCCCGCTTGGACAACATCGCCGTGCAGGCCCGGAACCTGGACACCACGAGTACGACCCCGAGCCCGGTGCGCCTGGAGGCCCTGGTCAACGGTTCCCCGCTCACGGGCGAGGGAACGCTCATGCTCACGCCCAAGGGCGCGGACGTGGAGGCCCGGGCCGGATTGAACGCCCTGGATCTCGCGCCCTTCTCCCCCCTGGCCCAGCGGTATCTGGGCTACGCCATCGCCCACGGCCGTCTGAGCCTGGACAGCACACTGAAACTCAAAGACCGGAATATCGACTTGGCCCAACGCATCCGGTTGCTGAACTTCGACCTGGGTGAACAGACGCCCTCGCCGGACGCCATCGACGCTCCGGTGAAGCTGGGCCTGGCGCTGCTCAAGGACAGCAAGAACGACATCGACATCCAACTGCCCATCAGCGGCAACCTGGACAACCCGGAATTCGGCACGGGCAGCATCATCCGCACGGCCTTCGGCAATCTGCTGCTCTCAGTGGTGACCTCGCCCTTCGCCATCATCGGCGGCCTCCTGGGCGGCTCCAGCGGCAGCAACCTGGAATACGTGGCCTTCACTCCCGGCGACGACCGCCTGAGCCAAGCCAATCGGGAAGCCCTCAAGCAGGTGGCGGACCTCATGAAGTCGCGCCGTTCGTTGACCCTGGGCCTCGTGCCCCAGGCAGACGAGAACGACCGGGAAAGCCTGGGCGAGGCTTACGTCCGCCGCCGCATGCGCGAAGAACGCTTCAACGACCTCTCGCGCAAGGAACAGGCCGCCACCAGCGTGGACGAAATGCGCTGGAAACCCGGCAGCGAGGAGGCCACCGACCTGCTCTTCCAGGTCTACAAGGAGGAGCCCATCGACAAGCCGCGCAACCTCATCGGCATGATCAAGGAACTCCCCTATCAGGACATGTTCAAGGCCGTTGCCGACTCCCGGCCCAAGGACGACGCGGCCCTCCGGGCGCTGGGCCGGACGCGGGCCGAGGCGGTCCGCGACGCCCTGGTGGCGATCGACCCGGATCTGACCCCGCGCATCACCATCCGGCCCACGGAAGTCCCCGGCGCGGGACCGCGCGTACTCCTCGGCTCCGGCGACTGA
- a CDS encoding FMN-dependent NADH-azoreductase: protein MSKLLFINASPRGERSHSLSVAREFVRTYAALHPGDVVETRDLFQMALPALDGEVLRVKYNIMHGRESTAEEKSRWKAVEDVIEDFKSADKLVFAVPMWNFNIPYVLKHYLDVICQPSYTFAAGPEGYKGLCSARVFIAYARGGEYPAMGAAQDIYNFQSTYLEFQLRFLGITDIQSVIVQPTLREPEVRDKSKAAALKQAKEIVTTF from the coding sequence GTGAGCAAGCTGCTGTTCATCAACGCCTCGCCCCGAGGGGAGCGTTCGCACTCTCTGTCCGTGGCCCGGGAATTCGTGCGGACTTATGCGGCGTTGCATCCCGGCGACGTCGTGGAGACGCGCGACCTGTTCCAAATGGCGCTGCCCGCCCTGGACGGCGAAGTCCTGCGGGTCAAATACAACATCATGCACGGCCGGGAGAGCACGGCCGAGGAAAAAAGTCGCTGGAAGGCCGTGGAGGATGTCATCGAAGACTTCAAGAGCGCGGACAAGTTGGTCTTCGCCGTGCCCATGTGGAACTTCAACATTCCGTATGTCCTCAAGCACTATCTGGATGTGATCTGCCAGCCGTCCTACACTTTCGCCGCCGGCCCCGAAGGCTACAAGGGCCTCTGCTCGGCCCGGGTCTTCATAGCCTACGCCCGGGGTGGCGAATATCCGGCCATGGGCGCGGCCCAGGACATTTACAATTTCCAGTCCACCTATTTGGAGTTCCAGCTGCGCTTCCTGGGCATCACGGACATCCAAAGCGTCATCGTCCAACCCACCCTGCGCGAACCCGAGGTCCGGGACAAGTCCAAGGCGGCGGCCCTGAAACAGGCCAAAGAAATCGTCACGACCTTCTAA
- a CDS encoding rubredoxin yields the protein MTKASKYACPCGYVYDPEVGDYEHGVKPGTPFEDLPEDWVCPKCGAEKEYFEKED from the coding sequence ATGACCAAGGCGAGCAAGTACGCCTGCCCCTGTGGATACGTCTACGACCCCGAGGTAGGCGACTACGAACATGGCGTCAAGCCCGGCACTCCCTTCGAGGATCTGCCCGAGGATTGGGTCTGCCCCAAGTGCGGCGCGGAAAAGGAATACTTCGAGAAAGAAGACTGA
- a CDS encoding BON domain-containing protein — protein MFERRRFILAVCSVLLLGLLGCAGTKQRESTGEYFDDTAITTRVNAAILKEPSLKFFQIEVETFKGRVLLSGFVDTKEQVATAGRVAAGCKGVKSVVNHLVVK, from the coding sequence ATGTTTGAGAGACGCCGTTTCATCCTGGCCGTGTGCTCGGTCCTGCTGCTCGGCCTGTTGGGCTGCGCGGGCACCAAACAGCGCGAAAGCACTGGTGAATATTTCGATGACACGGCCATCACCACCCGCGTCAACGCGGCCATTCTCAAGGAACCATCCCTGAAGTTTTTCCAGATTGAGGTGGAGACCTTCAAAGGACGCGTTTTGTTGAGCGGATTCGTGGACACCAAGGAACAGGTCGCCACGGCGGGTCGAGTGGCCGCCGGATGCAAGGGCGTGAAGAGCGTGGTCAACCACCTGGTGGTGAAGTAG
- a CDS encoding DEAD/DEAH box helicase: MTSWCAGPISTKGITLNFQSFQLSSCFDANIRALGYVTPTPIQEQAIPPVMKGHDVMGLAQTGTGKTAAFMLPILNRLMNGERKGRAPRALIVAPTRELAEQIADSARDLGRNTGLRFATIYGGVGYAPQTQKLRNGVDLLVACPGRLLDHLEQRNVDLSAVEVLVLDEADHMFDMGFLPPIRKIVAHLPKERQTLLFSATMPEDIRGLAQEILHEPVTVRVGRSAPAATVSHAVYPVSQHLKTPLLLEMLKRLDTGSVLVFARTKHRARRVGEQLAKAGHAAASIQGNLSQNKRQAALDGFRSGKYRILVATDIAARGIDVSLVEHVINYDIPDTAEAYTHRIGRTGRAERTGEAHTFVTREDATMIRTIERVLGKPLPRRTLEDFDYNAPAPARDTEFARPPLQPRGQRKPRIASEVRPEGRGERRDSAARPERRDPAARPERRDSAARPERRDARRGDDTRARRSDESRREGARPSAQERRPREASRPERREGGRRGDSRFAKGAEFRGESPRIGYSNRKRPYSVNVDQERAGNVASRRPDEEPNGNIAEQRQDNRRFDRYEDAPRVAPLYLNR; the protein is encoded by the coding sequence GTGACCTCGTGGTGCGCCGGGCCCATTTCAACCAAAGGAATCACTTTGAATTTCCAGTCTTTTCAATTGTCTTCGTGTTTTGATGCGAATATTCGCGCCCTGGGCTATGTGACCCCCACCCCGATCCAGGAACAGGCCATTCCGCCGGTTATGAAAGGCCACGACGTCATGGGCCTGGCCCAGACCGGCACCGGCAAGACCGCGGCCTTCATGCTGCCCATCCTGAACCGCCTGATGAACGGCGAGCGCAAGGGGCGGGCTCCCCGCGCCCTGATCGTCGCGCCTACCCGTGAATTGGCCGAGCAGATCGCCGATTCGGCCCGCGACCTGGGCCGCAACACGGGCCTGCGTTTCGCCACCATCTACGGCGGTGTGGGCTACGCCCCCCAGACCCAGAAGTTGCGCAACGGCGTGGATCTCCTGGTGGCCTGCCCGGGCCGCCTGCTGGACCACCTGGAGCAGCGCAACGTGGACCTTTCGGCCGTGGAAGTGCTCGTCCTGGACGAGGCCGACCACATGTTCGACATGGGCTTTCTGCCGCCCATCCGCAAGATCGTGGCCCATCTGCCCAAGGAGCGTCAGACGCTGCTCTTCTCAGCCACCATGCCTGAGGACATCCGGGGCTTGGCCCAGGAAATCCTGCATGAGCCGGTGACCGTGCGCGTGGGCCGAAGCGCTCCCGCCGCCACGGTGTCGCACGCCGTCTACCCCGTCTCTCAGCATCTCAAGACCCCGCTCTTGCTGGAGATGCTCAAGCGCCTGGACACCGGCTCGGTGCTCGTGTTCGCGCGTACCAAGCATCGCGCCCGCCGCGTGGGTGAGCAGTTGGCCAAGGCCGGACACGCAGCCGCCTCCATTCAGGGCAATCTGTCCCAGAACAAGCGTCAGGCCGCTCTGGACGGGTTTCGTTCCGGCAAGTACCGCATCCTCGTGGCCACGGACATCGCGGCCCGGGGCATCGACGTGAGCCTCGTGGAACACGTCATCAACTACGACATCCCGGACACGGCCGAGGCCTATACCCACCGTATCGGCCGCACCGGCCGCGCCGAACGCACCGGTGAGGCGCATACCTTCGTGACCCGCGAGGACGCGACCATGATCCGCACCATCGAGCGGGTCCTGGGCAAGCCGCTGCCCCGTCGTACGCTGGAAGATTTCGACTACAACGCCCCGGCTCCGGCCAGGGATACGGAATTCGCCAGGCCTCCGTTGCAGCCGCGCGGACAGCGCAAGCCCCGTATCGCCTCCGAAGTCCGTCCCGAAGGCCGCGGAGAGCGTCGTGATTCGGCCGCGCGTCCTGAGCGCCGCGATCCCGCAGCCCGTCCCGAGCGCCGCGATTCGGCAGCCCGTCCCGAGCGTCGTGACGCCCGCCGCGGGGATGACACCCGCGCCCGGCGTTCCGATGAGAGCCGCCGCGAGGGCGCGCGTCCCTCGGCGCAGGAACGGCGGCCCCGTGAGGCCTCCCGTCCCGAGCGCCGCGAGGGCGGTCGCCGGGGTGATTCCCGTTTCGCCAAGGGCGCGGAATTCCGCGGTGAATCTCCGCGCATCGGCTATTCCAACCGCAAGCGGCCCTATTCGGTGAACGTGGACCAGGAGCGCGCCGGCAACGTGGCGTCCCGTCGTCCCGACGAGGAGCCCAACGGAAACATCGCGGAACAGCGTCAGGACAACCGGCGCTTTGACCGCTATGAAGACGCTCCGCGCGTGGCTCCGCTGTACTTGAACCGCTAG
- a CDS encoding TOBE domain-containing protein, which produces MKYGARNKVRVKVTSVKKGDVMSLVKFQTLGPAEMASVLTTESAEDLDLKPGDEVMVVIKAIHVMPVKE; this is translated from the coding sequence ATGAAGTATGGTGCGCGCAACAAGGTGAGGGTCAAGGTCACGTCCGTGAAGAAGGGCGACGTCATGTCCCTGGTCAAGTTCCAGACCCTGGGACCGGCCGAGATGGCCTCGGTGTTGACCACGGAGTCGGCCGAGGATCTGGACCTCAAGCCGGGTGACGAGGTCATGGTGGTCATCAAGGCCATTCACGTCATGCCGGTCAAGGAATAG
- a CDS encoding hemerythrin domain-containing protein, with product MNAVDDLRAEHEGILRMLGIMRVMAERIGHGRKIPAGHVESVIDFLRLFADQCHHGKEEDIFFPELERAGIPHEGGPIGVMLYEHILGREHIRAMVEASARLGDTGGEGYQDLRAAMLDYSGLLTRHIAKENEVLFPLAEKVLSLGVIEALHERFEQLERERIGFGVHEAFHRLLDELAAEYRA from the coding sequence ATGAATGCCGTGGACGATCTGCGGGCGGAGCATGAGGGCATTCTCAGGATGTTGGGGATCATGCGTGTCATGGCCGAAAGGATCGGGCACGGCCGGAAGATTCCCGCCGGGCACGTGGAATCCGTCATCGATTTTCTTCGGCTTTTCGCGGATCAGTGCCACCACGGCAAGGAAGAGGACATTTTCTTCCCGGAGTTGGAACGGGCAGGCATTCCCCACGAGGGCGGTCCCATAGGCGTCATGCTCTACGAGCACATCCTGGGACGGGAGCACATTCGCGCAATGGTCGAGGCGTCCGCTCGCCTGGGCGACACAGGCGGCGAAGGCTACCAGGATTTGCGGGCGGCGATGCTCGACTACAGCGGCCTGCTCACCCGGCACATCGCCAAGGAGAATGAGGTGCTCTTTCCCCTGGCCGAAAAGGTGCTCAGCCTCGGGGTCATCGAGGCGTTGCATGAGCGGTTCGAGCAGTTGGAGCGCGAACGCATCGGCTTCGGCGTTCACGAGGCGTTTCATCGTCTGCTGGACGAACTGGCGGCGGAGTATCGGGCCTGA
- a CDS encoding Ada metal-binding domain-containing protein produces MLAVKAAGVIYHGNVKSGVFHRPGCRYYDCKNCVAEFPSREAAIKAGYRPCQVCRP; encoded by the coding sequence ATGCTGGCCGTCAAGGCCGCCGGTGTCATCTATCATGGGAACGTGAAGAGCGGCGTGTTCCACCGGCCGGGCTGCCGCTACTATGATTGCAAGAATTGCGTCGCCGAGTTCCCGAGCCGCGAGGCGGCGATCAAGGCCGGATACCGGCCCTGCCAAGTCTGCCGCCCGTGA
- a CDS encoding undecaprenyl-diphosphate phosphatase, protein MAPWYIAVILGLLEGLTEFLPVSSTGHLILAGHLLDFTGPKADTFDIAIQLGAILAVVVLYRDRFWGLLRPHPLRRFSGRRGILLLFLTTLPALVFGFLTHGLIKRYLFGPMTVALALFVGALFILAVEMRRTRPKTYALDEIGPGLALGIGLFQCLALWPGFSRAGATIMGAMILGAERKTAAEYSFLAAVPVMCAAVGYDLLKSWRLLDTGDLLFLGIGFAVSFISAWAAVKTFIGMLSRFTLRPFAWYRLALAPLVWLFWKP, encoded by the coding sequence ATGGCGCCCTGGTACATCGCCGTCATCCTGGGTCTGCTGGAGGGCCTGACGGAATTCCTGCCCGTGTCCAGCACCGGGCACCTCATCCTGGCCGGGCATCTGCTCGACTTCACCGGCCCCAAGGCCGACACGTTCGACATCGCCATCCAGCTCGGGGCCATCCTGGCCGTGGTCGTGCTCTACCGCGACCGCTTCTGGGGCCTCCTCCGCCCCCATCCCCTGCGCCGCTTTTCCGGTCGGCGCGGCATCCTGCTCCTGTTCCTGACCACCCTGCCCGCCCTGGTCTTCGGCTTCCTGACCCACGGGCTCATCAAGCGCTACCTGTTCGGGCCCATGACAGTGGCCCTGGCCCTGTTCGTCGGGGCCCTGTTCATCCTGGCCGTGGAGATGCGCCGCACTCGGCCCAAAACCTATGCCCTGGACGAAATCGGCCCGGGCCTGGCCCTGGGCATCGGCCTGTTCCAGTGCCTGGCCCTCTGGCCCGGCTTCTCCCGCGCCGGAGCCACGATCATGGGGGCCATGATCCTGGGCGCGGAACGCAAGACGGCCGCCGAGTATTCCTTTTTGGCCGCCGTGCCCGTCATGTGCGCGGCCGTGGGTTACGATCTGCTCAAGAGCTGGCGGCTGCTTGATACCGGAGACCTGCTTTTTCTCGGCATCGGCTTCGCCGTATCCTTCATCTCGGCCTGGGCTGCGGTGAAGACCTTCATCGGCATGCTCTCGCGCTTCACCCTGCGGCCCTTCGCCTGGTATCGGCTGGCCCTGGCCCCGCTGGTCTGGTTGTTCTGGAAGCCCTAA
- the lptF gene encoding LPS export ABC transporter permease LptF, whose protein sequence is MLKLLHRHIFKELLAIFGLAVGCLLGLILIGRLLQLREMLLGQSLGVIDLALIFLYLTPFFLVLLLPIACMLSVFLTFLRMSTDKELTALKAGGVSLYQLLPAPLAFGLVCACLGLVCSFWGLSWGMDNFRRTLVDFVQTRTRLALQAGTFNRDFLGLTFYAHQVDNDTGRLKFVFVQDKTRKDVTVAIVAPEATIRTEPDEGRLAVDFKNGRIFRRVGQQLDILHFGAYSLRLPLASLLTGMRTGDSRPSEMSFAKLLALRDAPPDSPEAVRFPRKKVVVELHKRLALPLACLVLGLFALPTACVFRGLKSQYGLVLSLGLFLVYYSLFSLGVSLAEAGTLPPVLALWSPNILFLGVGGGFLWLAQHERAGQFVERLAHLRLRRRTA, encoded by the coding sequence TTGCTGAAGCTGCTTCATCGTCACATTTTCAAGGAGCTGCTGGCGATCTTCGGCTTGGCCGTGGGCTGCCTGCTGGGCCTCATTCTCATCGGCCGCCTGCTGCAACTGCGCGAGATGCTGTTGGGCCAGAGCCTGGGTGTGATCGATCTCGCGCTCATCTTCCTCTATCTCACGCCGTTCTTCCTGGTCCTGCTGCTGCCCATCGCATGTATGCTTTCGGTCTTCCTGACCTTTCTCCGCATGAGCACGGACAAGGAACTGACAGCGCTCAAGGCCGGAGGGGTGAGCCTGTATCAGCTGCTTCCCGCGCCCCTGGCCTTCGGCCTGGTCTGCGCCTGCCTGGGGCTGGTCTGTTCCTTCTGGGGCCTGTCCTGGGGCATGGACAACTTCCGGCGCACCCTGGTGGACTTCGTGCAGACCCGCACACGGCTGGCCCTGCAGGCGGGCACCTTCAACCGGGACTTCCTGGGCCTGACGTTCTATGCCCACCAAGTGGACAACGACACCGGACGACTCAAGTTCGTCTTCGTTCAGGACAAGACGCGCAAGGACGTGACCGTGGCCATCGTGGCCCCGGAGGCGACCATCCGCACCGAGCCCGACGAAGGCCGCCTGGCCGTTGATTTCAAGAACGGCCGCATCTTTCGCCGGGTGGGCCAACAGTTGGACATCCTGCATTTCGGGGCCTATTCCCTCCGTCTGCCCCTGGCCTCGCTGCTGACCGGCATGCGCACCGGCGACAGCAGACCCAGCGAGATGTCCTTCGCCAAGCTCCTGGCCCTGCGGGATGCGCCTCCAGACTCCCCCGAGGCCGTCCGCTTCCCGCGCAAGAAGGTGGTCGTCGAACTCCACAAGCGTCTGGCCCTGCCCCTGGCCTGCCTCGTGCTCGGCCTGTTCGCCCTGCCCACGGCCTGCGTGTTTCGGGGACTCAAGAGCCAGTACGGCCTCGTCCTTTCGTTGGGCCTGTTTCTGGTCTATTACTCCTTGTTTTCCCTGGGGGTGAGTCTGGCCGAGGCGGGCACCCTGCCTCCGGTCCTGGCGCTCTGGAGTCCCAACATCCTCTTTCTCGGCGTGGGCGGCGGCTTCCTTTGGCTGGCCCAGCATGAACGCGCCGGGCAGTTCGTGGAGCGTCTGGCCCACCTGCGGCTGCGCCGGAGGACCGCGTGA
- a CDS encoding LptF/LptG family permease, translating into MTGRVFGVLGRYLARQNLFLILMCLCVGTGIYLLSDLFDRVDDFVSAGLGLGSILTYFAVKLPVILSQILPAVFLLALVVQLGLLSRSRELMALRAGGLSPSWFTRFFLIYALAWSLVQFGFSQVLGVYGEREAGRIWKEDVRKKQMDKLTLKNLWFRDGAYIVEMDEGVVARNQATGVTVYEFDTESQKLVRILSARAAEGGSGGWSLNGVTILDTASFLSSQEDSLSLPLHQELKAFAAADQSESQTLLPIWQLSKTIDELRESGSNVERLRTAWHSRFSYAFSIAIMALLALALTSWSENLYLNLGLSLSLVFVQYGMHAVGVTAGDKGLLPPFIAAWLGNILFGLAAGGRLLWISCPRLEKEVKARLEPWLRRLRR; encoded by the coding sequence GTGACGGGCCGCGTCTTCGGAGTGCTGGGCCGCTATCTGGCGCGGCAGAACCTGTTTTTGATCCTCATGTGCCTCTGCGTGGGCACGGGCATTTATCTGCTCTCCGATCTCTTCGACCGGGTGGACGACTTCGTGTCCGCCGGTCTGGGCCTGGGTTCCATCCTGACCTATTTCGCGGTCAAGCTGCCGGTGATCCTCTCCCAGATCCTGCCCGCCGTGTTCCTGCTGGCCCTGGTGGTGCAGCTCGGCCTGCTCTCGCGCAGCCGGGAACTCATGGCCCTGCGGGCCGGGGGACTGTCGCCGTCATGGTTCACGCGTTTCTTCCTGATCTACGCCTTGGCCTGGAGCCTCGTGCAGTTCGGCTTCTCCCAGGTGCTGGGCGTGTACGGTGAACGCGAGGCCGGCCGGATATGGAAGGAGGACGTGCGCAAGAAGCAGATGGACAAGCTGACCCTGAAGAACCTTTGGTTCCGGGACGGCGCGTACATCGTGGAAATGGACGAGGGCGTGGTGGCGCGAAATCAGGCCACCGGGGTCACCGTCTACGAGTTCGACACCGAGAGCCAGAAGCTCGTCCGCATCCTGTCGGCGCGCGCGGCCGAGGGCGGGAGCGGCGGCTGGAGTTTGAACGGGGTCACGATCCTGGACACGGCCAGCTTCCTGTCCTCCCAGGAGGACAGCCTGTCCCTGCCCCTGCATCAGGAATTGAAGGCCTTCGCGGCGGCGGATCAGAGCGAAAGCCAGACTCTGCTGCCCATCTGGCAGTTGTCCAAGACCATCGACGAACTGCGCGAGTCCGGTTCCAATGTGGAGCGTCTGCGCACGGCCTGGCACAGTCGCTTTTCCTACGCCTTCTCCATAGCGATCATGGCCTTGCTGGCCCTGGCCCTGACCAGCTGGTCCGAGAATCTCTACCTCAATCTCGGCCTGTCGCTGAGTCTGGTCTTCGTTCAGTATGGAATGCACGCCGTGGGCGTCACGGCTGGCGACAAGGGCCTTCTGCCGCCGTTCATCGCGGCCTGGCTCGGCAACATTCTCTTCGGCTTGGCGGCTGGAGGTCGTCTGCTTTGGATTTCCTGTCCCCGCCTGGAGAAAGAGGTCAAGGCTCGGCTGGAGCCGTGGTTGCGCCGCCTGCGACGTTGA
- the yihA gene encoding ribosome biogenesis GTP-binding protein YihA/YsxC, with protein MNRTLTIVKTAFLADQMGGVELPQVALAGRSNVGKSSLINCLAGRRQLAKTSATPGKTRSLNYYEVAPQGYCLVDLPGYGYARCSKAERDKWAELIGLYLRDNRLLRGVAVLLDCRLDPQQNDLTLTSYLQHLRLPITAVLTKADKCSQKERSQRQRQWGDLLGGGETPLVFSAKTGLGREALWRRLDALINVAGGATTAPAEP; from the coding sequence ATGAACCGAACCCTCACGATAGTCAAAACCGCCTTCCTGGCCGACCAGATGGGCGGCGTGGAATTGCCCCAGGTGGCCCTGGCCGGACGCTCCAACGTGGGCAAGTCCTCACTGATCAACTGTCTGGCCGGACGCCGCCAGTTGGCCAAGACCAGCGCCACCCCGGGCAAGACGCGCAGCCTGAACTACTACGAGGTCGCCCCCCAGGGCTACTGCCTGGTGGACCTGCCCGGGTACGGCTACGCCCGTTGCTCCAAGGCCGAGCGCGACAAGTGGGCCGAACTCATCGGCCTCTATCTGCGCGACAACCGCCTGCTGCGCGGCGTGGCCGTGCTCCTGGACTGCCGCCTGGACCCGCAGCAGAACGACCTGACCCTCACGAGCTACCTCCAGCATCTGCGCCTGCCCATCACGGCCGTGCTGACCAAAGCCGACAAGTGCTCCCAGAAAGAACGCTCCCAGCGCCAACGCCAGTGGGGCGACCTGCTTGGCGGTGGAGAAACGCCCCTGGTATTCTCAGCCAAGACAGGCCTGGGCCGCGAGGCCCTTTGGCGGCGGCTGGACGCCCTGATCAACGTCGCAGGCGGCGCAACCACGGCTCCAGCCGAGCCTTGA